A single window of Archangium lipolyticum DNA harbors:
- a CDS encoding AAA family ATPase, with product MKLTKLKVHRYRNVAPGTELVFSPSFNLVLGENGTGRTMLLDLLSRALSSDFSELIHEEFSLEYSLAFPGMELRLRVRNEPLSAYPRRLMEEEPGEGSALMPLHIPKEETRLEPFMELVLQLDAPSSVLVMRADASGVVWEVDGQPAYAQSMGWSLLDRTVWIVLFMTAQRLEPEVKDRLKELLRRTFLLAPARFDEALGMFERIGKLQYGMAVRGDEVFPLGLMSLPTWLPGLLRERVEREAVAGAVDIRPEDVERGFLARFVTLAGFATGRFRVELVEKRNYEDGGRLEFGRFGFTFTGRDGTEVPQKRLGFGHKRLLSFLYYLDVNEDFVIADELANGLHPRLVEACLRGLGARQVFLTSQNPLPFDNVPLGSAGEVRASLIHCGTTLLEGREWKAWANPTVEAATKLFGAYQRGDTPLGALLRAHGLW from the coding sequence ATGAAGCTCACGAAGCTCAAGGTCCACAGGTATCGGAACGTCGCGCCCGGCACCGAGCTCGTGTTCAGCCCATCGTTCAACCTGGTGCTGGGCGAGAACGGCACCGGCAGGACGATGCTGCTGGACCTGCTCTCCCGTGCTCTCTCCTCGGACTTCTCCGAGCTCATCCACGAGGAGTTCTCCCTCGAATACTCCCTCGCCTTCCCGGGCATGGAGCTGCGCCTCCGCGTGCGCAACGAGCCGCTCTCCGCCTATCCGCGGCGCCTGATGGAGGAAGAGCCGGGCGAAGGCTCGGCGCTCATGCCACTCCACATTCCCAAGGAGGAGACGCGGCTCGAGCCCTTCATGGAGCTGGTCCTCCAGCTCGACGCGCCCTCCTCCGTGCTGGTGATGCGCGCGGATGCCTCGGGCGTGGTCTGGGAGGTGGACGGGCAACCCGCCTACGCTCAGTCCATGGGGTGGTCGCTGTTGGATCGCACCGTGTGGATCGTCCTCTTCATGACGGCCCAGCGGCTCGAGCCCGAGGTGAAGGACCGGCTCAAGGAGCTGCTGCGCCGCACCTTCCTGCTCGCGCCCGCGCGCTTCGACGAGGCGCTCGGGATGTTCGAGCGGATCGGCAAGCTCCAGTACGGCATGGCGGTGCGGGGCGACGAGGTGTTCCCCCTCGGGCTGATGTCACTGCCCACGTGGTTGCCGGGACTGCTCCGGGAGCGGGTGGAGCGCGAGGCCGTGGCCGGCGCCGTCGACATCCGCCCCGAGGACGTGGAGCGCGGCTTCCTGGCACGTTTCGTCACCCTGGCGGGGTTCGCCACGGGGAGGTTCCGCGTGGAGCTGGTGGAGAAGCGGAACTACGAGGACGGCGGGCGGCTGGAGTTCGGCCGCTTCGGCTTCACCTTCACCGGGCGGGACGGCACGGAGGTCCCCCAGAAGCGGCTGGGCTTCGGGCACAAGCGGCTGCTGTCCTTCCTGTACTACCTGGACGTCAACGAGGACTTCGTCATCGCCGACGAGCTGGCCAACGGCCTGCACCCCCGCCTCGTCGAGGCCTGCCTGCGCGGGCTCGGTGCCCGGCAGGTCTTCCTCACCAGCCAGAACCCGCTCCCCTTCGACAACGTCCCGCTCGGGTCCGCCGGGGAGGTCCGCGCCTCGCTCATCCACTGTGGGACCACGCTCCTCGAGGGGCGCGAGTGGAAGGCCTGGGCCAACCCCACGGTGGAGGCGGCCACGAAGCTCTTCGGTGCGTACCAGCGGGGAGACACCCCGCTCGGAGCGCTGCTGCGCGCCCACGGGCTGTGGTGA
- a CDS encoding M4 family metallopeptidase, which translates to MRNRFSKTFCAVWLGASLAACGSMQEGEAPVGSGDDSDIQSALARIKGAQVLGTEDGVPYALRGEFGQATQVPGALRAGTELDVRASLSLVAPVFRLNENDLVLRRTSVDASGHRHLRFQQTKNGLKVVGGELVLHVDAAGKVYAANGSARDGAKVSAEAKVAPEAALKVAAEGSSARFAAAQGEAKLVYLRSEGSQEPRLAYEVRVKGEREGMPADDLVYVDAQRGGILLVNPLIHSALNRKVYSANNGSSTPGTLKRSEGQAAIGDNHVDTNYDRLGDTYNCYKTLFGRDSFDNAGATLISTVHYGSNYVNAYWDGTQMVYGDGDGVDSVELGLDLDVTVHELTHAVTDSESDLIYSGESGGLNESMSDIFAGVCESWTRNWAVDADVFKIGEDIWTPGTAGDALRYMDDPAKDGVSLDSYADYAGQDVHYSSGISNLVFSLLSKGGTHPRGKSSNVVPAIGPEKAGHIFYKANTDLFTASTTFEQAKTYTVQAAEALYGAGSAEAAAVNEAWKAVGVPPPPPVVDPLANNVPVSNLSGSSGNKKYYALEVPAGQPSLSFEISGGTGDADLYVRYGSVPSSSTYDCRPYKSGNAEVCTFTNPQAGTWYVMLNAYSAYSGVTLKGAYSTGGGGGTGTPVTETASGSVARRELDNFGPYSVLAGSTFKVTMTGSGNPDLYVRFGAAPTTSKYDCRPAASGASETCTVTVPEGQSSAYIMVRGASAGTYNLTINYTKP; encoded by the coding sequence GTGAGGAACCGTTTCTCGAAGACGTTCTGCGCGGTGTGGCTGGGTGCGAGTCTGGCCGCCTGCGGTTCGATGCAGGAGGGCGAGGCGCCCGTGGGTTCGGGCGATGACTCGGACATCCAGTCCGCGCTGGCGCGCATCAAGGGCGCGCAGGTGCTGGGTACCGAGGACGGGGTTCCCTACGCCCTCCGGGGTGAGTTCGGCCAGGCGACGCAGGTGCCGGGCGCGCTGCGCGCGGGGACGGAGCTCGACGTACGTGCTTCGCTGAGCCTCGTGGCCCCGGTGTTCCGGCTGAACGAGAACGATCTGGTGCTCAGGCGCACCTCGGTGGACGCGAGCGGCCACCGGCACCTGCGCTTCCAGCAGACGAAGAACGGCCTGAAGGTGGTGGGTGGCGAGCTGGTGCTGCACGTGGACGCGGCGGGCAAGGTGTACGCGGCCAACGGCTCGGCCCGGGATGGCGCGAAGGTGTCCGCCGAGGCGAAGGTGGCGCCCGAGGCCGCGCTGAAGGTGGCCGCGGAGGGCTCGTCGGCGCGCTTCGCCGCCGCCCAGGGTGAGGCGAAGCTGGTCTACCTGCGCTCCGAGGGCAGCCAGGAGCCGCGGCTGGCCTACGAGGTGCGCGTGAAGGGCGAGCGCGAGGGCATGCCCGCCGATGATCTCGTCTACGTGGACGCGCAGCGCGGGGGCATCCTGCTGGTCAACCCGCTCATCCACTCCGCGCTCAACCGCAAGGTGTACTCGGCCAACAACGGCTCGAGCACGCCGGGTACCCTCAAGCGCAGCGAGGGCCAGGCGGCCATCGGCGACAACCACGTCGACACCAACTACGACCGGTTGGGCGACACGTACAACTGCTACAAGACGCTGTTCGGCCGCGACTCGTTCGACAACGCGGGCGCCACGCTCATCAGCACCGTCCACTACGGCTCCAACTACGTCAACGCCTACTGGGACGGCACCCAGATGGTGTACGGCGACGGCGATGGCGTGGACTCCGTCGAGCTGGGCCTGGATCTGGACGTGACCGTCCACGAGCTGACCCACGCGGTGACGGACAGCGAGTCGGACCTCATCTACTCGGGTGAGTCCGGTGGCCTCAACGAGTCCATGTCCGACATCTTCGCCGGCGTGTGCGAGAGCTGGACGCGCAACTGGGCCGTGGACGCGGACGTCTTCAAGATCGGCGAGGACATCTGGACGCCGGGCACCGCGGGTGACGCGCTGCGCTACATGGACGACCCGGCCAAGGACGGCGTCTCGCTCGACTCCTACGCGGACTACGCCGGCCAGGACGTGCACTACAGCTCGGGCATCAGCAACCTGGTGTTCTCGCTGCTGTCCAAGGGCGGCACGCACCCGCGCGGCAAGTCCAGCAACGTGGTGCCCGCCATCGGCCCGGAGAAGGCCGGCCACATCTTCTACAAGGCCAACACGGACCTCTTCACCGCCAGCACCACCTTCGAGCAGGCCAAGACGTACACGGTGCAGGCCGCCGAGGCGCTCTACGGCGCGGGCTCGGCCGAGGCCGCCGCGGTGAACGAGGCCTGGAAGGCCGTGGGCGTGCCGCCTCCTCCGCCGGTGGTGGACCCGCTGGCCAACAACGTGCCGGTGAGCAACCTCTCCGGCAGCTCCGGCAACAAGAAGTACTACGCGCTCGAGGTGCCCGCGGGCCAGCCCAGCCTGTCGTTCGAGATCAGCGGCGGCACGGGTGACGCGGACCTGTACGTGCGCTACGGCTCGGTGCCGAGCTCCAGCACCTACGACTGCCGTCCGTACAAGAGCGGCAACGCGGAGGTCTGCACCTTCACCAACCCGCAGGCGGGCACCTGGTACGTGATGCTCAACGCCTACTCGGCGTACTCCGGCGTGACGCTCAAGGGCGCCTACAGCACGGGCGGTGGCGGTGGCACCGGCACGCCGGTGACCGAGACGGCCAGCGGCTCCGTGGCCCGGCGTGAGCTGGACAACTTCGGTCCGTACAGCGTGCTGGCCGGCTCCACCTTCAAGGTGACGATGACGGGCTCGGGCAATCCCGACCTGTACGTCCGCTTCGGCGCGGCGCCCACCACCAGCAAGTACGACTGCCGTCCGGCCGCCTCCGGTGCCTCCGAGACGTGCACGGTGACCGTGCCGGAGGGCCAGAGCAGCGCGTACATCATGGTGCGCGGTGCCTCCGCGGGTACCTACAACCTGACCATCAACTACACCAAGCCGTAG
- a CDS encoding thioesterase II family protein — translation MRVPPVYRRWVTCPEPRPQASLRLFCFHFAGGDASIFRLWTTQLPSFIEVCPIELPGRASRRSEAPITHFTELIEKLAGMMRPFLNQMPAAFFGHSFGGNIAFELTRLLRRAGEPMPLRLFLAASPALFIRGELPPPVSHLPDAEFLARIGTRYRLPREVLASEDFQQEVLPALRADMSVAESYQYTSEPPLEVPISAFGAEGDPEVSPAEAQAWCRETNVGFRLRMLPSNDHFFVSTERRRLHQGIIEDLQGLAG, via the coding sequence ATGCGCGTTCCCCCCGTCTACCGCCGCTGGGTCACCTGTCCCGAGCCGCGCCCACAGGCGAGCCTGCGTCTGTTCTGCTTCCACTTCGCGGGAGGAGATGCCTCCATCTTCCGGCTATGGACCACCCAGCTCCCCTCGTTCATCGAGGTCTGCCCCATCGAGCTGCCAGGACGGGCCAGCCGCCGTAGCGAGGCCCCCATCACCCACTTCACCGAGCTGATCGAGAAGCTGGCGGGCATGATGCGCCCCTTCCTCAATCAGATGCCCGCCGCCTTCTTCGGGCACAGCTTCGGCGGCAACATCGCCTTCGAGCTGACGCGCCTGCTGCGCCGCGCCGGGGAGCCGATGCCGCTGCGCCTCTTCCTCGCGGCCAGCCCGGCGCTGTTCATCCGGGGGGAGCTCCCACCTCCCGTCAGCCACCTGCCGGACGCGGAGTTCCTGGCGCGGATCGGCACCCGGTACCGCCTGCCCCGGGAGGTGCTCGCCAGCGAGGACTTCCAGCAGGAGGTCCTGCCCGCTTTGCGCGCGGACATGAGTGTCGCCGAGAGCTACCAGTACACGAGCGAGCCCCCGCTGGAAGTGCCCATCTCGGCCTTCGGCGCCGAGGGGGATCCGGAGGTCAGCCCCGCCGAGGCCCAGGCCTGGTGCCGGGAGACCAACGTCGGCTTCCGCCTGCGCATGCTGCCGAGCAATGACCACTTCTTCGTCTCGACGGAGCGGCGCCGGCTGCACCAGGGCATCATCGAGGATCTCCAGGGTCTGGCGGGTTAG
- the pbpC gene encoding penicillin-binding protein 1C produces the protein MRSRWTRGRVVAALVLVVLGAGVWFASSLQDGLLTYEPSRLVLDRRGAYLGEVPGAGGELGYWPVPYVLPERIVQATLVTEDRHFYEHPGVYLPSVGRALLQNARNLRVISGASTLAMQVARMQTPGGRHLWRKAREAVEALLLVREHGHEKVLRQYLAIAPYGNRVHGVVRAARLYFDKPVEDLSWAQAAFLAGLPQLPGRMNPYAEDGLRRALKRSHRILRALHARGAFSHEELEQALRADLGLVPRPQRMPEALHAVLEWSELARARSQPISTATLDLEIQSKVARILQRNLDRLDGAGAGNTAALVLDTETGDILAYVGSRDFFSEEHRGAIDFVKQRRSPGSTLKPFIYGLALEKGIVTAATELADTPMDMRTESGRSYLPENVNHTYLGPMLLRETLGNSRNIPALRVLEQVGVEPTLRFLAKADVGGISYEPDHYGLGLAVGNLHVTLEELAKLYLVLAHEGETRSPRRFIDEPVVPPRRLMTRESAQLVRHILSDPLARRPTFPSGSALDYPYAVAVKTGTSQGYRDAWAVAFSDRLLVAVWVGNHDWRRMNGLGGLLGAAGAVHEILDAVMPGWRPYRPVLDTFPPPSGSLAIDVCPLSGRLAGQDCPHRKSEWFVPGTAPTESCPFHARVRLDRRNGMRAGPTCPEREVVTRVMLALPEEYEQWARRQHLDIAPLRESPLCPGRPEELEPRVAIREPRGTVRLLYDPDTPASASTLRLAADVTPSTEPIVWLVDGVPVATVTYPHEFRWSLRPGQHVITAAMVHRPQVSQPITVVVED, from the coding sequence ATGAGAAGTAGGTGGACACGCGGGCGGGTGGTGGCCGCGCTCGTCCTGGTGGTGCTGGGAGCGGGTGTGTGGTTCGCCTCCAGCCTCCAGGACGGGCTGCTCACCTACGAGCCCTCGCGCCTCGTGCTGGACCGGCGGGGCGCGTACCTGGGCGAGGTGCCCGGAGCGGGCGGGGAGCTCGGCTACTGGCCGGTGCCCTACGTGCTGCCCGAGCGCATCGTCCAGGCCACGCTCGTCACGGAGGATCGGCACTTCTACGAGCACCCGGGCGTGTACCTGCCGTCGGTGGGGCGGGCCCTGTTGCAGAACGCGCGCAACCTGCGCGTCATCTCCGGGGCCTCCACGCTGGCCATGCAGGTGGCGCGGATGCAGACGCCCGGAGGGCGCCACCTCTGGCGCAAGGCGCGCGAGGCCGTGGAGGCGCTGCTGCTCGTGCGCGAGCACGGCCACGAGAAGGTGCTGCGCCAATACCTGGCCATCGCACCCTACGGAAACCGGGTGCACGGGGTGGTGCGCGCCGCGCGCCTCTACTTCGACAAGCCAGTGGAGGACCTGTCCTGGGCCCAGGCCGCGTTCCTCGCGGGCCTGCCGCAGCTCCCCGGGCGGATGAACCCGTACGCCGAGGATGGCCTGCGGCGGGCTCTCAAGCGCAGCCACCGCATCCTCCGCGCCCTGCACGCGCGGGGCGCCTTCTCGCACGAGGAGTTGGAGCAGGCACTGCGGGCGGACCTGGGCCTGGTGCCCCGGCCCCAGCGCATGCCGGAGGCGCTGCACGCGGTGCTGGAGTGGAGCGAGCTGGCCCGGGCCCGTTCCCAGCCCATCTCCACGGCCACGTTGGATCTGGAGATCCAATCGAAGGTGGCGCGCATCCTCCAGAGGAACCTGGACCGGCTCGATGGCGCGGGGGCGGGCAACACCGCCGCGCTGGTACTGGACACGGAGACGGGAGACATCCTCGCGTACGTGGGCTCCCGGGACTTCTTCAGCGAGGAGCACCGGGGGGCCATCGACTTCGTGAAGCAGCGGCGCTCGCCGGGCTCCACGCTCAAGCCCTTCATCTATGGACTGGCGTTGGAGAAGGGCATCGTCACCGCCGCCACCGAGCTGGCGGATACGCCCATGGACATGAGGACGGAGAGCGGCCGGTCCTATCTGCCGGAGAACGTCAACCACACCTATCTGGGGCCCATGCTGCTGCGCGAGACGCTGGGCAACTCGCGCAACATCCCCGCCCTGCGGGTGCTGGAGCAGGTCGGAGTGGAGCCGACGTTGCGCTTCCTCGCGAAGGCGGACGTGGGCGGCATCTCCTACGAGCCGGACCACTATGGCCTGGGGCTCGCGGTGGGCAACCTGCACGTCACCCTGGAGGAGCTGGCGAAGCTGTACCTGGTGCTCGCGCACGAGGGAGAGACGCGCTCCCCGAGGCGCTTCATCGACGAGCCGGTGGTGCCCCCGCGCAGGCTGATGACGCGCGAGTCGGCGCAGCTGGTGCGCCACATCCTCTCGGACCCGCTGGCCCGGAGGCCCACGTTCCCCTCGGGCAGCGCGCTGGACTACCCGTATGCCGTGGCGGTGAAGACGGGCACCAGCCAGGGCTACCGCGACGCTTGGGCAGTGGCCTTCAGCGACCGGCTGCTCGTGGCCGTCTGGGTGGGCAACCACGACTGGCGCCGGATGAACGGCCTGGGCGGACTGCTCGGAGCGGCCGGCGCGGTGCACGAGATTCTCGACGCGGTGATGCCCGGGTGGCGCCCGTACCGGCCCGTGCTGGACACCTTCCCTCCGCCCTCGGGCTCGCTGGCCATCGACGTGTGCCCGCTGTCGGGCCGGCTGGCGGGGCAGGACTGCCCCCACCGCAAGAGCGAGTGGTTCGTCCCGGGCACGGCCCCCACGGAGAGCTGCCCCTTCCACGCGCGCGTCCGGCTGGACCGGCGCAATGGAATGCGGGCGGGCCCCACCTGCCCGGAGCGCGAGGTGGTGACACGGGTGATGCTGGCGCTGCCGGAGGAGTACGAGCAGTGGGCGCGGCGGCAGCACCTGGACATCGCGCCGCTGCGGGAGAGCCCGCTGTGCCCGGGCCGGCCCGAGGAGTTGGAGCCCAGGGTGGCCATCCGCGAGCCGAGAGGCACGGTGCGGCTGCTCTACGATCCGGACACGCCCGCGTCGGCGTCGACGCTGCGGCTGGCGGCGGACGTGACGCCCAGTACGGAGCCCATCGTGTGGCTGGTGGACGGAGTGCCCGTGGCCACGGTGACGTACCCGCACGAGTTCCGCTGGAGCCTGAGGCCCGGCCAGCACGTCATCACCGCGGCCATGGTGCACCGTCCCCAGGTGAGCCAGCCCATCACGGTCGTGGTGGAGGACTGA